The Gorilla gorilla gorilla isolate KB3781 chromosome 23, NHGRI_mGorGor1-v2.1_pri, whole genome shotgun sequence genomic interval GGCTGGGGGTTCCTTAGACACCAGCGTCCATAGCACTGGTTCCTTGGTGAGTCCTGGgtcaggggaagggagaggataaGTCAGGCATCTGAGCCTCCCCAAGGCGCCCCATGGTGCCCACATCCCTCAGTGCCCAAACCCAGTTCTGGGGATCCACTGTGCCGTGGGACGGACCTACAGCTTATTCCGGATGACTCCCTTCTGCCTTTCCctggccctgctctgccctgctcCCTGCCCACTTTCGAGTGGCTCATCAGAGCCCAGACCCCAAAGACACAATCCAGAGTTCGAATTCTGGCTCCACCACCTGCAAGCTATGTGACCCAATgccctttgcctcagtttccttctctgtaaaaaaggaaaagtaagacCTGCTTTATACAGTTACTCGGAGAATTAAACAAGATAAATACATAAAGCTTAAGCTCACGTCTGGGCACATATTAAGCGCTCGCCAAATGCCTCCTGATTGTGTGTTTTGGGTTGTAACGTAGGACTTGAGCACATGAGTTCTGGAGCCAGGTGGCCTGTGTCTGAATGTCTATTGCACCAATTTGAAGAGCTCTGTCCTGTGGATGACGTTCAGGCTCTCCAGCCCAGACCTCTCCGGCACACCCACTGccccatgaacacacacacacacacacacacccctcctgcCATATTGAGTTATGTGCCCTCAAGGTGCCTGCCTCTGTcccttctctcttgtttttccctctgcctagaatgcccTCTTCTTTTGCTGGAATCTTCAATTTTGCTGGTGTCTTCCTAACTAGTCAAAACCCAGCTTATCTGTCactgcctccaggaagccctccttgcctacccccaacccccaggctgAGTCCAATGCCTCCTCTGGACTCCCACAGCCTTGAGCATCCCTCTGTCACTACACCCATCTCCCTGGGTTGTCTCTCTCTGAGTCTGTCCCCCTGTACCAGGCTGCGGGCTGCTCAACAGTGAAACTTGTATGTGATTCTTCTCTGAGTCCCCAGTACTCAGCTCAGGTCCAGCACAGAGCAGATGATAAGGAAGAGACTGAGTTAGCCCACGTCCCTAGCAGCTCAAAGGCCCAAGAGGCAGGGTCTACCTGGCACCATGTGGGACATGATCCCCAGCCACTGTGGGACTGCCACCTACCACGTCTCTCCAGGAACCTCAGGGCATCCAGGTAGCCTTGTCTGCAGTTGTCAGCCACTACCTGCCAACACACAGGGCAAGGGTGGGATGGGCAAGGCCTGGACCTGCCCCTCGAGTGGCTGTCACAGGCCAGAGACTTATCTTCAACTGGAGATAGTCCCAGCCCAGCCTATTCTCCCCAAGTGGCCGTTCAACAGGGCTCAGGGACCCCTGGGGACCTTAGCACTGGGCAGGAGGGGCCAGAGGCCTGCAGGCAGAACAGATCTGCTTGGCTAGTTCTGTCCCTGCAGGACCATTGCATCTCCCCCCTGAGACACCCTGGCTGCTcttgccccagcccctcccctctcttgcctcagtttctgtCTCTGGAAAATGGGATAACAAGGCCTGGGATGGCTGGGACTTTGTCTGACCCCTTGTAGGGCAGTGGATGGGGGTTCCCTTTGCCCCTTTGATGTTCACTTCCAGTACCAGACTGAGGTGGGCTGAGGAACCAGGAGCCCCACATGCCTGTCTGATTAAAGTCCCACTGGTGGCAAAGGGTGCTGTCCCCCTCACATCCTTTCTGTGAGACTTCAGCATGGCAGTGCCAACTCTCTgagtgcctcagcttccttatctagAAAATGGGGCTGGGGTTTCCTGCCCGCCCAGGGGTGTGGGGAGTACTGGAGTAAATGAACATGACTTTGTCTCGTGACTTAGAAAGCTCTACACAAACCTGAGAGGTAGAAGGGACAAGGAAGAGCCAGGATGTGGTTGGGGCagacgagtgtgtgtgtgtgtgtgtgtgtgtgtgtgtgtgtgtgtgtgtgtgtgtgtgtgtgtgtgtgtgtgtgtgtgtttctttccttctttttttttttttttttttttgagatggagtctcactctgtcacccaggctagagtgtaatggcacaatctcggctcactgcaatctccacctcccagtttgaagcaattctcttgcttcagcttcctgagtagctggaattgcaggcatgcgccatcatgcccagctaatttttgtatttttagtagacacagggtttcaccatattggccaggttggtcttaaactcctgaccttaagtgatctgccagtcttggcctcccaaagtgctgggattataggcatgagccaccacacccggccaggaggAGTATATTTCAATAGTTGTCAAATTATCTGTTTTCCAGAAATACCAAGGGGTAAAAaaacccttcctttttttttttctttgcatttgtgCCTTGCCTCTACAATGGATGGTCAATTTGGCCACAGTCAAGGACAGTGGTCAAGAGCATGGGCCTGAGCCAGCTCTAGGTCTGAATCCTGGTTTTGCTGCTTCCAGtctgtgtgactttgaacaagttgcttaacctctctgagccataGCATCCTCCCCtgagaaatggaaatgataaCGGTACCTGCCTATAGACCCTGGCCCAGAGGAGCACAGGCAAAGGCCCTGCTCAAAGGCCAGCTGAGCAGAGTTGGCGTGAGTGTGTCCCATTGACATGGGGCCAGTCCTCATTCATCACTGACTCAGGGCAGCAAGAACAGTAAGGACACAACTGAACCCCAAGCTTAGGATTCAGGTGTTTTGCTGTGAGACTCGGGACATGTGTTGTAACTGCCTTCAGGCTCGGGGGGCAGTGGGGGTTAGGAGCACACAGAGTCTGACTCACGGGGCCCTTCACCTTGGCCAAGCCTCTAACACCATCACAGGGCCAGACCTACCTCGAGGCTGGGGGGTATGAGACATATGAGCCCCAGGAAGAAGTTCTCAGTGGAGATTTGGAAGCTGGAGTTGAAGACGTTCAGCTCATGCAGGTTGGGGGAGGTGCTCTGGGGGCAGATGTCCACTGTCCCACGGAAGGGCGACACCGTGATGGTGGAGGGGCAGTCCGCAAAGGGCAAGTTGTTGCTCAGAGCCCCATCGATGTAGCGCTGCAATTTGTGGGGAGCAGGTGGGTGGTGCTGCCCTCTCAGAGGGCCTCCCACACTGGCTGCAGCCGGTGACCGTCCAGCTGTCCCTGAGTCACCAGGgccactccagcccaggaggctGAACGCCCCCCAGGAGCAGGGggagggcctggcacacagtaggtgctcaaggaGCACTGGTTTCCTCCACCCAAGCACCTCTCCACGGTGTGCACCCCAGGCTGCCCAGAGCACAGAACAGGGTTCCAAAGTGCACTCACCTCCCCTCTGAACTCGGGGGGTATCAGCCCGCAGTAGAAAGGAACGTATAAGGTGCAGACCAAGGCCTAGGAAGAGAAGAGTCAGCGGGAACACAACTGTGCATGCTTCTCGCATTCAGAACCTCCCTGGGCACGGTTTCTAATCCCAACAGCCTGCAAAGGAGGTGTCATCAGTCCCACGTCCAGATGAGGGAGCTGAGGCATCACCTCCCAGCCAAGCTCTCCAAGGGAAGCAGGGATTGGAGCACCTCTGTCTTGACACCCACCTCCTCTTTCTGTGGGTGTGCAGggaaggaggccaggtgcaggcTCCTGAGGAAGCCAGCCAGGGACCCCAAAGAGTGGCCCAGACTCCTTGCCTGTGTAGCAGTTGGGATggggcctagcacatagtaggtgctcagtatacGTTAGCTGCCATGACTGTTATCAGTCTGTGGAAACAAAACTGTCACCTGCATCTCCATCTGGTCAGGGCCAGGATGGGTTCTGCACCTCCCAGAGAGACTTGGGACGTTTCCAAGGGTTCCATGAGACAAAGTCCTATATTCAAAAGTTTGCAAGCTCTGGGTTGGTGGTTTTCAACTAGGAGTGATTTTCTCCCCTACAGGACACCTAACAATgtcagagacatttttggttgtcacactgTGTGCCTGCACTTGAGCATGCACGTGCACACTATTGGCAAATAATAGTGTCGGGTGTGTGTGAAGCATCTTTTTTAGACGTCCTATTTCATTTCAATACTGGATGGTTCCTTACCTCCTTACTTGGAGATGAGTTCATTATCGATACCGCCTGCCCCCCAGAACCACTGAGCATAGAAGCCCCAGGAAGGCAAGGGTTTCTGTCTGTTTTGCTCCCTGTTACAGtcacagtgcctagaacagtgactggcacataataggtgttcaataaatgtcagccCACCGCCAAAAAGCGGCGGGAggatggagtggggtggaggctggggcTAGCCAGCTGCCCTCTGGAAAGAGCAGTCCCTGTGGGGCCCCTGACTCAGCAGCCTGACTCTGCCGGGCCCCAGCCAGACCCTTCTGTGTGCAGCAACCTGGAAAGTCTCCAGACCCACCCTGCCgatcctctctgggcctcagtttcctcacctacaaaCAGGTCCACCCGCCCTCCCTCCTTCCGCCCCTGCAGAAACGTCTGCCGGGGAAGTACCTGGATGTCACTCGGGGCTAGATGGAGCCCACCCACCAGCCAAGCCCTGggcacccccccacacacacacctggatGAGCTCATCGCGGGTGGCGAAGTCAGTGACCAAGAAGTTGCGTCCGTCAGGCCAGCGGGTCAGCGAAATGCCCAGCCGCTGGGAGGCCAGGACGTGGGCGTCGGGGGGCAGAGCGTCCTGCAGCTGCCGCTTGATGTGCTCGATGGGCGCGTAGGCCGGGTGCAGGATGCTTAGGCTCAGCCGCTCCACCTGCCCAACCATGCCCAGGAGGTGGGAGCAGCAGAAGTCTGCAGTGGGGGCAGGGAAAGGGAGATCTCAGCGCCCAGGGGTCCTGCCAGTCCCTCCACACCCCCACTGCCCTCCTAGGTGCAGTGGGAGCGGGGTCCTCCCCACTCCAGCTCAGAATTTCTGGGCTTGGCCCTGGATTCAAATGATCCGTTCACCTTTCCACTTTTTGCCCCGCCGACCTGCGAAACAGAGTTTCTGGCTCTGAGCCACGATCCCTCCTCTGCAAATGGGGGTCACCTAGTCCCCAGCACTCGGTGTTCTCATGGGATTAAATGGGGCTGTGCCGGGGGTAGAGGGCGCAGAGCACAGCGCCAGGCACCAGCGTCTCTGGGCTCAATCCGCTTTCATTAAGGTGTCCCCGCCCCTTTTCGCCCCCGCGGTCCGGGACTCACCGACCGACTTGCCGCAGACGATGCTGACTGCGTTGAGCGCCCCAGACGAGGAACCGTAGATGCGGCGGGCGCCCTGGAGGAGGCGCGGGGAGCGCTGGCGCAGGCATTCGGTGGCGCCCACGTGGTAGGCGCCCAGGTAGCCGGCGCCAGAGAAGGACAGGTTCCAGCTGCCCTCCTCCTCTAAGAAGCTCATGGCGGGTGGACCGGGCGGGGTGATCGGGACGGGGAAGGGTCACTCCGTGACCCGGGATAGGGCCGGGATGCAGCCTTGGACGGGGCTGGGCCCAAATGTGGGCTCTGGAGGGAGCCGGGCTGGGgctggtgctggtgctggtgctCCCTGCGCCGCCCCCGGGCTGCGTCACCTGTGCCCCAGCCAATGAAGTCCCCGGGTCGCGATCAGCCCCCACTCCAGTTGTGCGCCAGGTGTGCCCCAGAAGTGCCCGCGCGCTGTGTATACGCTGGCGCCGCCCCCAGGCGCCCGCCTCAGATCCGCATCGGGTCATAGATTTCTGGGTGACACGGCAGGGGAGTGGGACCAAATCTTGCCTGATCTCTGGTAGTCTGGGCAGATGTTATTGCAGTCCTCATTACGCAAATGAGGCAACTGAGGCGCAGCCCAGGATGGTGacagccaggaagtggcagagtCGGACCCAGGACACCTGGTCTTTGGGGTCAAACCAGGCTTAAGTCCGCAGCTGTGCTGGTTCCAGGGAGGGACTTGAGGGAAAGAGAGGTCTCGGGGCCAGCCCCCGCTCCAGCCAGCACCACTGCACCTTCCCCTGGCTCACCCGCTCTCCAAGCCTCACCTACCACTACAGCCTGCTCAAACatcccacctcctccctcctcccctaatCAATCAATTGGAAAGTGCTTTATAAACTGTAAAGCTCCAAGAACTTGGGTTTGTAGTGATTAGGGCTGTCTGGGCTCCAATTCTGGCTCCAGAATGTCTTGGCTGGTGACCCTGGATAATTTAACtgatctgtgcctcagttttctcatccaccAAGTGGGGATAATAACATTACTTACTCCATAGGACCGGTAAGGATTAGAGTTAATGCAAGTAACGTGTTTGGAATAGCGCCCGGCACTGGATAAGCACACAAACAATGGTTACTACGGTGATTGTTTTAATCAAGTGGCACACAATCAATGGCAACcgctatgttatttatttatttatttatttatttaattttgaggcagagtctcactctgtcacccaggctggggtgcagtggcacaatctcggcttactgcaaccaccacctcccaggttcaagcaattatcctgcctcagcctcccaagtagctgggactacaggcacgcaccaccacgccgagctaatttttgttatttttggtagagacagggtttcaccatgctgctcaggctggtctcgaactcctggcctcaggtgatctgcccacctcagcctcccaaagtgctgggattacaggcaggagccactgcgcccatcccTGTGTTACTGCTTTAATCACATGGCACATATCAGTGCCTTCTCATGCGAGCTCCTTGAGGGCCAGGTCCTCCATCTGTGCCTGGAAGAAGTGTGGCACAGTGTTTGTGGACTGAATGCTCAGCCCATGGCCTGGGTGGGTCATTTTCGGaggaagaggtgggaggatctgctTCTCTTAGCTTCACATCCACCTCTTCCTTGACCTGGGAGTGAAGGGCAGCTTGCCCATGGGCACTGGGTGCAGAAGGCACCCTGGGACAGGCCAGCCCAGCCTCCCCTCCCACAGAGGTGGGTGGTACCGGGCTTTGCTGATCCCACACCAGGGGCAGCATCCTTGCCTCAAAGACCATGGGCCTGCACAGACTCACCCACCTGGTGGCAGGTACCCCAGGCTATCTCcattgtgggaaggacccagcccCAGCTGCAGGGGGTAATTAGAAGCCATGTGCTGACTCTGCTCCAGGAGGGAACCAGGTCACAGCAGGCACAGCCAGGAACATTTCACCCACAGTTGTGACTGTGCCGGAGGCAGACTGAGCCTCCCTGGAACAGTGGACCACCAGTGTGAGCTCAGGAAGGGAGGAGTTCAGGGGCTGGGAGTTCAGCGGGGACATGTTCCGGAGGTTTCAGAGAAAAAGCAAGGTTTGAGCAGGACCTTGGAGGTCGATCAAGGGTTCACCACGGGGAGAAAGGGAGATGGGCACAGAGGGAAGAGTTTGAGCAAAGGCACCAGGCAGGGAGGAGTAGGGAGGAGTGAGAAGCCAGCCAGCGGGAGAGAGCAGGCATGGCGGGGAGGGCAGGTGGTGCGGGGCTGTGGGAGGAAGCGTAAGGCCTGGAGCCAGGCTGAGTTTCTGCATGCTTGATGCTTCAGGAATTGGGTCTTGCATTTTGGTGTGGGCTGTCTGAGGCCCCCCAGAGACAGGAGGCAGCACAGAGCTCGGGGTGGGTGACTGGTCAACATCAAGTGGGAAAACAGTCCGGCTGGTGGCATCACCAGAATGATGGGGCTGGTGGCAAGTCTAGCAGAAAGTGTCCAGAAGCACGGCCTTCCCCAGCAGCACCATCTTCTCAGGGAGCTGCCCTGGAACCTGCAGCTGAACCAAGGCAGGCTCACTTCTGGGGTGGCTTGGGAGGTTGCAGGAAGGGCAGGACCCTGCAAGGGAAGATGTCGGGAGTTCAGgcttgctggctgtgtgaccctcaGCAAGTCTCCTACCCTCTGTGTGTCTGCCTGACCTGGCCATCCACAGGACAGTTGTGGGCGAGCTGGTGTCAAGGAAGATGCACCTGGTCCACCCGGTCCTTTGTCATATTGTCCAGGCCTCTGGGCTTCCCATTCTTGGAAATAATGCTAATTCTATTACACCTCCCTAAATCCAAAGCAAACATAACCAAACGTACTGGGCCACCCTGAGGCCAGTCTTGCACAGAAGTGTCTCCAAAAGGAAGTGAGGTTTGCTTCCACAGAGCACTGGAGGCCCCTTGCAGGGTCTTCAAGGCAATAGGGGGCAACAGGTGGGTCCATCCTAGGTCCCTGCACTTACATTCCTAGT includes:
- the PNPLA5 gene encoding patatin-like phospholipase domain-containing protein 5 isoform X1, which translates into the protein MSFLEEEGSWNLSFSGAGYLGAYHVGATECLRQRSPRLLQGARRIYGSSSGALNAVSIVCGKSVDFCCSHLLGMVGQVERLSLSILHPAYAPIEHIKRQLQDALPPDAHVLASQRLGISLTRWPDGRNFLVTDFATRDELIQALVCTLYVPFYCGLIPPEFRGERYIDGALSNNLPFADCPSTITVSPFRGTVDICPQSTSPNLHELNVFNSSFQISTENFFLGLICLIPPSLEVVADNCRQGYLDALRFLERRGLTKEPVLWTLVSKEPPAPADGNWDAGCDQRRKGGLSLNWKVPHVQVKDVPNFEQLSPELEAALKKACTRDPSRWARFWRSGPGQVLTYLLLPCTLPFEYIYFRSRRLVVWLPDVPADLWWMQGLLRNMALEVFSRTKAQLLGPISPPATRVLETNPLQPQIAPHREELGPTHQA
- the PNPLA5 gene encoding patatin-like phospholipase domain-containing protein 5 isoform X3, coding for MSFLEEEGSWNLSFSGAGYLGAYHVGATECLRQRSPRLLQGARRIYGSSSGALNAVSIVCGKSVDFCCSHLLGMVGQVERLSLSILHPAYAPIEHIKRQLQDALPPDAHVLASQRLGISLTRWPDGRNFLVTDFATRDELIQALVCTLYVPFYCGLIPPEFRGERYIDGALSNNLPFADCPSTITVSPFRGTVDICPQSTSPNLHELNVFNSSFQISTENFFLGLICLIPPSLEVVADNCRQGYLDALRFLERRGLTKEPVLWTLVSKEPPAPADGNWDAGCDQRRKGGLSLNWKVPHVQVKDVPNFEQLSPELEAALKKACTRDPSRWARFWRSGPGQVLTYLLLPCTLPFEYIYFRSRRLVVWLPDVPADLWWMQGLLRNMALEVFSRTKAQLLGPIRFLLTWC
- the PNPLA5 gene encoding patatin-like phospholipase domain-containing protein 5 isoform X2, coding for MSFLEEEGSWNLSFSGAGYLGAYHVGATECLRQRSPRLLQGARRIYGSSSGALNAVSIVCGKSVDFCCSHLLGMVGQVERLSLSILHPAYAPIEHIKRQLQDALPPDAHVLASQRLGISLTRWPDGRNFLVTDFATRDELIQALVCTLYVPFYCGLIPPEFRGERYIDGALSNNLPFADCPSTITVSPFRGTVDICPQSTSPNLHELNVFNSSFQISTENFFLGLICLIPPSLEVVADNCRQGYLDALRFLERRGLTKEPVLWTLVSKEPPAPADGNWDAGCDQRRKGGLSLNWKVPHVQVKDVPNFEQLSPELEAALKKACTRDPSRWARFWRSGPGQVLTYLLLPCTLPFEYIYFRSRRLVVWLPDVPADLWWMQGLLRNMALEVFSRTKAQLLGPISPPATRVLETNPLQPQIAPHREELGPTHQA